The segment GCCGACATGTTCAACCCTCCCCCTTAGGACATCTATCACCTGAACTGCTGCTTGCTGACCATGATTAATGCTGGCAGCAATGTCCCGGGGCGCCTGAGTTGTTCCCGCTAGAAAGATCCCTTCTCTGGATGAATAATTACCTTCATTTCCGTCAACTGCGGCAAAGAAACCATCGTTATTAGTTTCTAATCCTAAACTATCAGCGTTTGAAGCAGCGCTGTCTAACCCGACGGAAAGTATTACTCGTTGATAGGTACTTTCATTAATCTCCTGGGTATTCAAATCTTCCGCGCGCAGAGTAAGCCCTGCTGCCGAAGGTCTTATCTCAGACGGTATACCCCGAACAAAACGTACCCCAGCCCGGAGGCACTTTTGATAAAGTTCCTGCACTTGACGGGTGGGCAGCTGCAGATCCATATAATATATGGCGCAATCTGAAATCTTTTCTTCTGTTTTCAGCCATAATGCCATTCGCAAGGCATAAAGGCAGCAAACCCTGGAGCAATAATTATTACCCCGTTGGTTCCGCGACCCTACGCATTGGATGAAAGCCGCGCTGTCTAAAGACGGGACTTTATCATCCTTTATCTCCTGCTCCAGTTGAGCAGCAGAAATCATACCCGGCTGCATACTATAGCCCCACGCTGAAACTTTGGGGTCAAATGCTTTGGAGCCGGTGGCGACAATAACGGCATCGTAATCCTCTTCCATATCTTTGGTATTACTACCCAAATCAATGGCACCGGTGGGACAAACATCCTCACATTCATGGCAGCCTTCGCTGCATTTATTCTTGTCTATGGTGTAGTATTGTGGATAAGTCCTGTCATCACACGCTGTCACTGCTCCATTATTACAGCTTTCCAAGCATTTGCCGCAGGCAATACAATCATCCGCTGCTACCGGCATTGCTTGCTGCTGAATCTTTACTTTGAAATCGCCTGGCTTACCTTCTATTTCCTTTATCTCACTGTTCAAATAGACATCTACCAATTCGTTATCAAGCAGCGCTTCTATTTCCCCGAAGGGCAGGCAAACATTACACACGTTACAAGTACCATCTGTCGCCTTACAGCCGTAGCTCTGCCACTGGCCGCCCAATATTCCCTTCTTTTCCACTAAATTTACTGATATCCCGTTTTTCACCAGGGTGTTTGTAGCTGCCAGACCTGCCGGGCCGGCACCGATTACCAATACTTTTGTCATAGCTCTACCCCACCCCCAATTCTTCCAGCCAGTCTTCAGCATCGACGGAATTAAGCTCAAAGCCCAAATCGTCCGGGTCAATACCTAAAGCCAGGCCTAAAAGCTGAGGAAAATATATTACGGGGAACTCGTCATCTTCCTCTTGGTTATTAGATAGCATCATGCCACAGGTAGGACAGGTAACCACCACGGACTTAGCGCCTGCTTCAACCATTGCTGTTACCTTTTCCGCGGACAGCTGACCGGCATAATCCTGACGCAATGCCAACAAACCGCCGCCGCAGCAGCCATCTTTTCCGGAATAATCTGTACTTTCTGCTCCTACCAGCCCAATAAGATTATCTAATGCTTGGGATGGCAGGTCCTCGCCGTAATAATGGTTATAAGCACGGGTCGGTTTGGTAAAGTGACATCCATAATGTGCGGCAACAGGTGATTTAGCCAGTACATCTTCTAATTCCGGCACTTCTCCCGCTGCTGCTAGTTCCTCTATTATTCGCAAGAAATGTTTCACCTTGGTAGTTCCTTTGTATTCAAGACCGAGTTTTTTCAAGTCTTCGTTAATTTTATTACGCAGTGCCTCATCCTCTTTCAGTTCTATATCCGCTTCAAGCAGACTACCGCTGCAGGCATTACACAGAGTGCAAATTTCCAGACCGGCTTCTTCAGCTAAGGCCAGGTTACGAGCCGCCAATAGTAAGCTGGTATAATGGTCCAGTGCCTTGACTGGGTAACCGCAGCAGCGAAATCCATCTACGTCAACAAACTCCAAGCCCAGCTTCTCTGCCACCGCCCGGGCACTCTTTTCATAACCCATCACGCGGACAGGAATGCTGCATCCTAGAAACAACGCATATTTCATCAGTCCACACCCTTTTCCAAACGTTCTTTTAGACCCGTGATGGCAAAGACTTCTTCCAACACTTCTTCATCCTCGTCCAGCGGCGGAAGCCCTTCATCTTCCCTTTCTTCGTTAAGAAAATCGTCCACCAGGTAAATACGGCTCTCTTCCATCAACTTTTTTGCCCCCATGGCCAAAGGTGCCGGGGCAAAACCTTGCCGAAATGCCTCATTCTTTAACGCAGTCAGCACTTCGGTAGGACGAGCATCCTCAGGGCACTCTTCCTGACAGGTATAACAGAGCAGGCAATACCAAAGACTTTCATTCTGCAGCACCCACTCCTTCAAACCCAGGCCTGCTGCACGAATAAACAGACGGGGGTTATAATCACCATCCAGCCGGGATAGGGGACAGCCGGAAGTGCATTTGGCGCATTGGTAACATGCCCATAATCTTTCTGCGCCCTCCTGCTGCAGATAATTTGGGAAGGAAGAGTCTACATTATTTGGAGCCTTTTTTTCAATCATATCTTGGCTCATAAAATCCCCCTCTTCCATTATTTCTTATGCTTTTCTATCTCCGCTTCGTAAAACTCCTTAACTTTATCGCCGTGAAGCAAATTATCTAATTCAGCGGGGTCCGCCATCTTAATCTTACAAATCCAACCTTGATCATATGGGTCGTTATTAATAATCTCTGCCTTCTTCTTTAAATCTTCATTGATCTCCACCACTTCACCGGTCACCGGGGCATAAATTCTCCCTACCCATTTACCGGATTCAATAGAAGAAACAGGTTTGCCCTGCTTGGTGCTTTTGCCCAGTTTAGGCAATTTAATGTGAATAAAGGTACCTGCCAGCTGCTGAGAAAAGTCTGAAAGGCCCAAAATTACCAAATCGCCGTCCACTTTTGCCCAACCATGATTTTCATCATAGTAAAGGTCATCGGGAAAAGTATAGCTGCCTAGCTGCATTTATAAAACCTCCTTGGAATTATTATTCTTTAGGTAGTGCATTTGACACCGCCTGGGCAATATCTGATGCGGTAACCCCAGGAATATCTAGCCCGTTTTTAAGAAT is part of the Metallumcola ferriviriculae genome and harbors:
- a CDS encoding FAD-dependent oxidoreductase; the protein is MTKVLVIGAGPAGLAATNTLVKNGISVNLVEKKGILGGQWQSYGCKATDGTCNVCNVCLPFGEIEALLDNELVDVYLNSEIKEIEGKPGDFKVKIQQQAMPVAADDCIACGKCLESCNNGAVTACDDRTYPQYYTIDKNKCSEGCHECEDVCPTGAIDLGSNTKDMEEDYDAVIVATGSKAFDPKVSAWGYSMQPGMISAAQLEQEIKDDKVPSLDSAAFIQCVGSRNQRGNNYCSRVCCLYALRMALWLKTEEKISDCAIYYMDLQLPTRQVQELYQKCLRAGVRFVRGIPSEIRPSAAGLTLRAEDLNTQEINESTYQRVILSVGLDSAASNADSLGLETNNDGFFAAVDGNEGNYSSREGIFLAGTTQAPRDIAASINHGQQAAVQVIDVLRGRVEHVG
- a CDS encoding CoB--CoM heterodisulfide reductase iron-sulfur subunit B family protein: MKYALFLGCSIPVRVMGYEKSARAVAEKLGLEFVDVDGFRCCGYPVKALDHYTSLLLAARNLALAEEAGLEICTLCNACSGSLLEADIELKEDEALRNKINEDLKKLGLEYKGTTKVKHFLRIIEELAAAGEVPELEDVLAKSPVAAHYGCHFTKPTRAYNHYYGEDLPSQALDNLIGLVGAESTDYSGKDGCCGGGLLALRQDYAGQLSAEKVTAMVEAGAKSVVVTCPTCGMMLSNNQEEDDEFPVIYFPQLLGLALGIDPDDLGFELNSVDAEDWLEELGVG
- a CDS encoding 4Fe-4S dicluster domain-containing protein, encoding MSQDMIEKKAPNNVDSSFPNYLQQEGAERLWACYQCAKCTSGCPLSRLDGDYNPRLFIRAAGLGLKEWVLQNESLWYCLLCYTCQEECPEDARPTEVLTALKNEAFRQGFAPAPLAMGAKKLMEESRIYLVDDFLNEEREDEGLPPLDEDEEVLEEVFAITGLKERLEKGVD
- a CDS encoding glycine cleavage system protein H: MQLGSYTFPDDLYYDENHGWAKVDGDLVILGLSDFSQQLAGTFIHIKLPKLGKSTKQGKPVSSIESGKWVGRIYAPVTGEVVEINEDLKKKAEIINNDPYDQGWICKIKMADPAELDNLLHGDKVKEFYEAEIEKHKK